From a region of the Cololabis saira isolate AMF1-May2022 chromosome 8, fColSai1.1, whole genome shotgun sequence genome:
- the cd8b gene encoding uncharacterized protein cd8b: MVPLLLAWILMMVPKFGLSQMLTQEPVKALYPKILSTETIECDCVNINCDTVLWFRIIPQLSKVQFLAKCNNADRIYLGSNETRFKFNKRGSSFVMRITQVTEADAGIYSCILRDSRMNAEKFVPGTLLRPGETAPTLPPVTKKKVIPPPVCRCNKSSPRDGCSNQVLWPLAGITGALALGILCTLYYFSRLPRKCHHHFVKKRPMT; encoded by the exons ATGGTCCCACTGTTGCTGGCGTGGATCCTAATGATGGTCCCAAAATTTG GTTTAAGCCAGATGCTGACTCAAGAACCAGTCAAGGCTCTTTATCCTAAAATCCTGAGCACTGAGACGATCGAGTGTGACTGTGTTAACATCAACTGTGACACCGtcttatggttccgcattattCCTCAGCTCAGCAAAGTACAGTTTCTAGCCAAGTGCAACAATGCTGACCGTATCTATTTGGGCTCGAACGAAACACGGTTTAAATTCAACAAGAGGGGCTCGTCCTTTGTGATGCGCATTACGCAGGTGACAGAAGCAGACGCGGGAATTTATTCTTGTATCCTGAGGGACTCAAGAATGAATGCAGAGAAGTTCGTCCCTGGAACTCTCCTTCGGCCGGGAG AGACGGCTCCAACATTGCCCCCAGTCACGAAGAAGAAAGTCATTCCTCCTCCTGTCTGTCGCTGCAACAAGTCTTCTCCGCGGG ATGGCTGCAGCAACCAGGTTCTGTGGCCGCTGGCGGGGATAACGGGGGCGCTGGCTCTGGGCATCCTCTGCACCCTGTATTACTTCAGCC GGCTGCCCAGAAAATGTCACCACCATTTTGTAAA GAAGAGGCCAATGACCTAA
- the zmat1 gene encoding zinc finger matrin-type protein 1 isoform X1 — MEDSHVCTPHTAEPDDLNNMTSFPNATSVTDRDKVINIKLDSAQVEGDKSEKELLDGLITTSYCHLCCSKLMGEYHRSSHYQGKKHAHKVKTYIKAFREEKTAGCPQAMSNDKNRFCELCNMVFSSDVVAKSHYDGKVHAKNLRKNSLHSPASTDRNTEVHLPPSLTQYAADCDQKPSPDRNVELRVDAAACPALPSNELDLKDPNKFCRLCSALFNNPQMAMQHYNGRKHQRNQAKQVQEANSLTCEVCGVQTNSVETYHTHMQGSKHQIREKKISDVSKCQPKAYGTFADELADYIQAQKARGITPKTSLGLPQDGMQKKDEDDDEEKQERLGQWDMTGEKSARFNLPHNSNTGTWHPSYLRPSMPPHKWDNPAPFHPCSGSPQFSHWPMKSGRDRRLSSSSTYSTSSSTSYSSSSTDTSSDSDDSVYRHRGKRRIRRSGRDRDRKGGHGESDKKEKGRKRPKRESEYNLEESEDERRRKRLKCHGTKKQKEKKSIQEIFELDREEKQVDSIKKEDTMEAEKETEAHLPAETEQMEGGQGNAAQPKSRKEKKTKGKADTRTEEEKLWDDSILGC; from the exons GAGACAAGAGTGAGAAAGAGCTGCTGGACGGTCTCATCACAACCAGTTACTGCCATCTGTGCTGCTCCAAGCTGATGGGCGAATATCACAGATCGTCCCACTATCAG GGAAAGAAGCATGCTCACAAAGTGAAGACGTACATTAAAGCCTTCAGAGAAGAGAAGACGGCAGGGTGTCCG CAGGCCATGTCTAATGACAAAAACCGTTTCTGTGAGCTGTGTAACATGGTGTTTAGTTCTGACGTGGTGGCAAAGTCGCACTATGACGGCAAAGTTCATGCAAAAAACCTCCGTAAAAATAGTCTTCACTCACCAG CATCTACAGACAGAAACACAGAAGTACATCTTCCACCAAGCCTCACTCAGTATGCTGCTGACTGTGACCAGAAACCGTCCCCAGACCGCAACGTGGAGCTGCGCGTGGATGCAGCGGCCTGCCCAGCTCTTCCCAGCAATGAGCTCGATCTGAAGGATCCCAACAAGTTCTGCCGCCTTTGTTCTGCCCTCTTCAACAACCCTCAGATGGCCATGCAGCACTACAACGGACGCAAGCACCAGAGGAATCAGGCCAAGCAGGTACAAGAAG CCAACTCCCTGACGTGTGAGGTGTGTGGTGTGCAAACAAACTCTGTGGAGACGTACCACACTCACATGCAGGGAAGCAAACACCAGATCAG ggagaagaagatTAGTGACGTTTCGAAATGCCAGCCTAAAGCCTACGGCACATTTGCAGACGAGCTGGCAGATTACATTCAGGCTCAGAAAGCTCGCGGAATCACGCCCAAGACCAGTCTAGGTCTTCCTCAAGACGGGATGCAGAAgaaggatgaagatgatgatgaagaaaagCAGGAAAGATTAGGCCAGTGGGATATGACAGGAGAGAAATCTGCTAGGTTTAACCTCCCTCACAACTCCAACACTGGAACATGGCATCCGTCTTATCTCCGTCCATCCATGCCGCCCCACAAGTGGGACAACCCAGCACCATTCCACCCATGCTCAGGTTCCCCACAGTTCAGCCATTGGCCCATGAAGAGTGGGCGGGACAGAAGACTTTCAAGTTCCTCTACATATTCTACCTCCTCATCGACTTCATATTCTTCCTCCAGCACTGACACCAGCAGCGACAGTGACGATAGTGTATACAGACACAGAGGGAAGCGGAGGATCAGAAGATCtgggagagacagagacaggaAGGGAGGACACGGGGAGTCAGACAAGaaagaaaagggaaggaagCGTCCGAAAAGGGAGTCTGAGTATAACTTGGAAGAATCCGAGGATgaaaggaggagaaaaaggctCAAATGTCACGGCACAaagaagcaaaaagaaaaaaaatccattcaGGAGATCTTTGAGTTGGACAGAGAAGAAAAGCAGGTGGACTCAATCAAGAAAGAGGACACGATGGAGGCTGAGAAAGAGACTGAAGCGCATTTACCAGCTGAAACGGAACAGATGGAGGGTGGACAGGGCAACGCAGCTCAACCCAAATctaggaaagagaagaaaacgAAAGGGAAAGCTGACACTAGGACTGAGGAGGAGAAGCTGTGGGACGACTCTATCCTAGGTTGCTAA
- the zmat1 gene encoding zinc finger matrin-type protein 1 isoform X2, translating to MEDSHVCTPHTAEPDDLNNMTSFPNATSVTDRDKVINIKLDSAQVEGDKSEKELLDGLITTSYCHLCCSKLMGEYHRSSHYQGKKHAHKVKTYIKAFREEKTAGCPQAMSNDKNRFCELCNMVFSSDVVAKSHYDGKVHAKNLRKNSLHSPDRNTEVHLPPSLTQYAADCDQKPSPDRNVELRVDAAACPALPSNELDLKDPNKFCRLCSALFNNPQMAMQHYNGRKHQRNQAKQVQEANSLTCEVCGVQTNSVETYHTHMQGSKHQIREKKISDVSKCQPKAYGTFADELADYIQAQKARGITPKTSLGLPQDGMQKKDEDDDEEKQERLGQWDMTGEKSARFNLPHNSNTGTWHPSYLRPSMPPHKWDNPAPFHPCSGSPQFSHWPMKSGRDRRLSSSSTYSTSSSTSYSSSSTDTSSDSDDSVYRHRGKRRIRRSGRDRDRKGGHGESDKKEKGRKRPKRESEYNLEESEDERRRKRLKCHGTKKQKEKKSIQEIFELDREEKQVDSIKKEDTMEAEKETEAHLPAETEQMEGGQGNAAQPKSRKEKKTKGKADTRTEEEKLWDDSILGC from the exons GAGACAAGAGTGAGAAAGAGCTGCTGGACGGTCTCATCACAACCAGTTACTGCCATCTGTGCTGCTCCAAGCTGATGGGCGAATATCACAGATCGTCCCACTATCAG GGAAAGAAGCATGCTCACAAAGTGAAGACGTACATTAAAGCCTTCAGAGAAGAGAAGACGGCAGGGTGTCCG CAGGCCATGTCTAATGACAAAAACCGTTTCTGTGAGCTGTGTAACATGGTGTTTAGTTCTGACGTGGTGGCAAAGTCGCACTATGACGGCAAAGTTCATGCAAAAAACCTCCGTAAAAATAGTCTTCACTCACCAG ACAGAAACACAGAAGTACATCTTCCACCAAGCCTCACTCAGTATGCTGCTGACTGTGACCAGAAACCGTCCCCAGACCGCAACGTGGAGCTGCGCGTGGATGCAGCGGCCTGCCCAGCTCTTCCCAGCAATGAGCTCGATCTGAAGGATCCCAACAAGTTCTGCCGCCTTTGTTCTGCCCTCTTCAACAACCCTCAGATGGCCATGCAGCACTACAACGGACGCAAGCACCAGAGGAATCAGGCCAAGCAGGTACAAGAAG CCAACTCCCTGACGTGTGAGGTGTGTGGTGTGCAAACAAACTCTGTGGAGACGTACCACACTCACATGCAGGGAAGCAAACACCAGATCAG ggagaagaagatTAGTGACGTTTCGAAATGCCAGCCTAAAGCCTACGGCACATTTGCAGACGAGCTGGCAGATTACATTCAGGCTCAGAAAGCTCGCGGAATCACGCCCAAGACCAGTCTAGGTCTTCCTCAAGACGGGATGCAGAAgaaggatgaagatgatgatgaagaaaagCAGGAAAGATTAGGCCAGTGGGATATGACAGGAGAGAAATCTGCTAGGTTTAACCTCCCTCACAACTCCAACACTGGAACATGGCATCCGTCTTATCTCCGTCCATCCATGCCGCCCCACAAGTGGGACAACCCAGCACCATTCCACCCATGCTCAGGTTCCCCACAGTTCAGCCATTGGCCCATGAAGAGTGGGCGGGACAGAAGACTTTCAAGTTCCTCTACATATTCTACCTCCTCATCGACTTCATATTCTTCCTCCAGCACTGACACCAGCAGCGACAGTGACGATAGTGTATACAGACACAGAGGGAAGCGGAGGATCAGAAGATCtgggagagacagagacaggaAGGGAGGACACGGGGAGTCAGACAAGaaagaaaagggaaggaagCGTCCGAAAAGGGAGTCTGAGTATAACTTGGAAGAATCCGAGGATgaaaggaggagaaaaaggctCAAATGTCACGGCACAaagaagcaaaaagaaaaaaaatccattcaGGAGATCTTTGAGTTGGACAGAGAAGAAAAGCAGGTGGACTCAATCAAGAAAGAGGACACGATGGAGGCTGAGAAAGAGACTGAAGCGCATTTACCAGCTGAAACGGAACAGATGGAGGGTGGACAGGGCAACGCAGCTCAACCCAAATctaggaaagagaagaaaacgAAAGGGAAAGCTGACACTAGGACTGAGGAGGAGAAGCTGTGGGACGACTCTATCCTAGGTTGCTAA